One region of Streptomyces leeuwenhoekii genomic DNA includes:
- a CDS encoding STAS domain-containing protein codes for MSQAQLSVSRHTTADGVHVVTLAGDIDHTTADILRQALTAPDGTAPHTVADFRDVTFMDSSGINILVAANNTACSRGGWLRLAHTPTPVLDLLHIVGLDTIIPLHPTLDDALTPQTTT; via the coding sequence ATGAGCCAAGCCCAGCTGTCCGTCTCCCGGCACACCACCGCCGACGGCGTGCACGTCGTCACCCTGGCCGGGGACATCGACCACACCACAGCCGACATCCTCCGCCAAGCCCTGACCGCACCGGACGGCACCGCCCCGCACACCGTCGCCGACTTCCGCGACGTCACCTTCATGGACTCCAGCGGCATCAACATCCTCGTCGCCGCCAACAACACCGCCTGCTCCCGCGGCGGATGGCTGCGCCTGGCCCACACCCCCACGCCGGTACTCGACCTGCTGCACATCGTCGGCCTCGACACCATCATCCCGCTCCACCCCACCCTCGACGACGCCCTCACACCCCAAACCACCACCTGA
- a CDS encoding replication-relaxation family protein encodes MWKLTRPDNQHDKLTRDNLLDLEDHRLVRIETVREDQRQVWVLTARGHREAKKLLEPKGIRVSALREEKYDPVTGELLGTSYDDHAAAVTSTAAELHRAGIGHRLGFATEIPHRLADGYVQRADLVVRAPEAGVPVMLLEIDRRTEDAHELVAKLRRYWEWGRLLPKDAHKYTVDLVRSRPDGIEHVDHEQRLWRRVYPPTGREGLVPVAFVFADTTEAKVANTVAVLEEAGRRYWAPRRYDTLYPKAVTARDYRQAVPVVVTTLEQLTEHGAGAAVWRRLGRTGEQTLTAALDNPDGHALYRAQEARADAADQQRRAAQREAERLVCTRCGGKFTDERWEEITVHRTAVRAGDKSVCGPCHADDVARKEAAAEAARLEAAAPPAPEDDPEPGRGRGWFRRRP; translated from the coding sequence TTGTGGAAGCTGACCCGTCCGGACAACCAGCACGACAAGCTCACGCGGGACAACCTCCTGGATCTGGAGGACCACCGCCTGGTGAGGATCGAGACGGTCCGGGAGGACCAGCGGCAGGTGTGGGTGCTGACCGCCCGAGGACACCGTGAGGCGAAGAAGCTGCTGGAGCCGAAGGGCATACGAGTATCGGCGCTGCGCGAGGAGAAGTACGACCCGGTCACCGGGGAACTGCTCGGCACCAGCTACGACGACCACGCAGCAGCGGTCACCTCGACGGCCGCCGAACTCCACCGCGCCGGGATCGGGCACCGGCTCGGCTTCGCCACCGAGATTCCGCACCGGCTCGCGGACGGGTACGTCCAGCGGGCGGACCTGGTGGTGCGGGCGCCGGAGGCCGGGGTGCCGGTGATGTTGCTGGAGATCGACCGCCGAACCGAGGACGCGCACGAGCTGGTCGCCAAGCTGCGCCGGTACTGGGAGTGGGGCCGGCTGCTCCCGAAGGACGCGCACAAGTACACCGTGGACCTGGTCCGCTCCCGGCCGGACGGGATCGAGCACGTCGACCACGAGCAGCGGCTGTGGCGGCGGGTCTACCCGCCGACCGGCCGGGAGGGCCTGGTCCCGGTGGCGTTCGTGTTCGCGGACACCACCGAGGCGAAGGTCGCCAACACGGTCGCCGTACTGGAGGAAGCCGGCCGCCGCTACTGGGCGCCGCGCCGGTACGACACCCTCTACCCGAAGGCGGTCACCGCGCGGGACTACCGCCAGGCGGTGCCCGTCGTCGTCACCACCCTGGAGCAGCTGACAGAGCACGGCGCCGGTGCGGCGGTGTGGCGGCGGCTGGGACGGACCGGGGAGCAGACACTGACGGCCGCGCTCGACAACCCAGACGGCCACGCCCTCTACCGCGCCCAGGAGGCCCGCGCCGACGCGGCGGACCAGCAGCGCCGCGCCGCGCAGAGGGAGGCGGAGCGCCTGGTGTGCACGCGGTGCGGGGGGAAGTTCACCGACGAGCGCTGGGAGGAGATCACCGTGCACCGGACCGCCGTACGGGCCGGGGACAAGTCGGTGTGCGGCCCGTGCCACGCCGACGACGTCGCCCGCAAGGAGGCCGCCGCTGAAGCCGCCCGCCTCGAGGCCGCCGCGCCGCCGGCGCCGGAGGACGACCCCGAGCCGGGGCGGGGCCGCGGCTGGTTCCGCCGGCGACCCTGA
- a CDS encoding IS110 family transposase produces MTVTCGIDWASDHHDVALVDHEGTLLARARITDDLAGLHQLLELLTTHGDTANAPAPIAIETSRGLLVACLRATGRPVYAINPMAAARYRDRHTVTRKKSDHLDAMVLANILRTDKAAHRPLPDDSELAQAIAVLARAQQDAVWDRTQAGNKLRSHLREYFPGYLAAFQHNREGISSSVARAVLAAAPTPEQAAKLTRAQLRSLLKKAGRQRGIEAEVERLRDALRVPQMRQPPQVEQAMGRQAIALLRQLEAACTSVDDLTEATVESFDTHPDAEIITSFPGLGSLTGARVLAEIGDDRSRFTDAKGLKAFAGAAPVTRASGRSLAVMARRVKNQRLASVGYVWAFASLTASPGARAHYDRRRTDGDRHTAAQRNLFNRMLGCLHHCLTKRTPYDELTAFPTTPTPQLTIAA; encoded by the coding sequence ATGACCGTCACCTGCGGAATCGATTGGGCCAGCGACCACCACGACGTCGCCCTGGTCGACCATGAGGGGACCTTGTTAGCAAGGGCCCGGATCACCGACGACCTCGCCGGCCTGCACCAGCTCCTCGAGCTCCTCACCACCCACGGCGACACCGCGAACGCCCCGGCCCCCATCGCGATCGAGACCTCCCGCGGCCTCCTCGTCGCCTGCCTCCGCGCGACCGGCCGGCCCGTCTACGCCATCAACCCAATGGCCGCCGCCCGCTACCGCGACCGCCACACGGTCACCCGCAAGAAGTCCGACCACCTCGACGCCATGGTGCTCGCGAACATCCTGCGCACGGACAAGGCCGCACACCGGCCGCTGCCCGACGACAGCGAGCTCGCCCAAGCAATCGCTGTCCTGGCCCGCGCCCAGCAGGACGCGGTCTGGGACCGCACCCAGGCGGGCAACAAACTCCGTTCCCACCTGCGCGAATACTTCCCCGGCTACCTTGCTGCCTTCCAGCACAACCGCGAAGGGATCAGCAGCAGTGTCGCCCGCGCCGTGCTGGCCGCGGCCCCCACCCCCGAGCAGGCAGCCAAGCTCACCCGCGCCCAGCTGCGCTCGCTGCTGAAGAAGGCCGGCCGCCAGCGCGGCATCGAGGCGGAAGTCGAACGACTGCGAGACGCCCTGCGAGTCCCGCAGATGCGCCAGCCCCCACAGGTCGAGCAAGCCATGGGACGCCAGGCCATCGCCCTACTCAGACAGCTCGAAGCCGCCTGCACCAGCGTCGACGACCTCACCGAAGCGACGGTGGAGTCTTTTGACACGCACCCGGACGCCGAGATCATCACCAGCTTTCCAGGGCTCGGGTCTCTCACCGGCGCCCGGGTGCTCGCCGAGATCGGCGACGACCGATCTCGATTCACCGACGCGAAGGGCCTCAAAGCCTTCGCCGGGGCCGCACCGGTCACCCGGGCGTCCGGCAGAAGCCTCGCGGTCATGGCCCGCAGGGTCAAGAACCAGCGTCTGGCCTCGGTCGGCTACGTCTGGGCGTTCGCCAGCCTGACCGCCTCCCCCGGCGCCCGAGCCCACTACGACAGGCGACGAACCGACGGAGACCGCCACACCGCCGCCCAGCGCAACCTCTTCAACCGTATGCTCGGCTGCCTCCACCACTGCCTCACCAAGCGCACCCCCTACGACGAACTCACCGCGTTCCCCACCACACCGACCCCACAACTCACCATCGCCGCTTGA
- a CDS encoding STAS domain-containing protein: protein MTHTLHLTVRHPHPGLAVATVVGDVDVQTAPTLRSGALEIIQQGHPCLVLDLAQVGFCDSSGLSAIIGIWHAAQEAGGSLSLAAVPNRLMRMLCMTGVDSLLPVHATAADVIDSPSTSTKR, encoded by the coding sequence GTGACCCACACGCTTCACCTGACCGTCCGGCACCCCCACCCCGGGCTCGCGGTCGCCACGGTTGTCGGGGATGTGGACGTGCAGACCGCGCCCACCCTGCGTTCCGGAGCCCTGGAGATCATTCAGCAAGGACACCCGTGCTTGGTCCTTGACCTGGCACAGGTCGGCTTCTGCGACTCCTCCGGTCTGAGCGCGATCATCGGCATCTGGCACGCGGCTCAGGAAGCGGGCGGCTCGCTCAGCCTCGCCGCTGTCCCCAACCGCCTGATGCGCATGCTCTGCATGACCGGCGTCGACTCACTTCTGCCTGTCCACGCCACGGCCGCCGACGTGATCGACAGCCCGTCCACCTCCACAAAGAGGTAA
- a CDS encoding PP2C family protein-serine/threonine phosphatase yields MTQQASAAHPAPGRRPELVPDPHVEAVRIAAVRRYDILDTPPDGAFDRVAAMAARLFDVPVATVTIVDTDRIWFKAAHGLEGVKEIGRDPGLCGSAILRDDALVIPDTLRDPVAADNPLVAGEMGVRFYAAAPIITPDGHRLGTVNVLDTKPRSITEDDTATLADLAAIVLDEMELRLSALRALRNEQERREVERAAKEQVEKDKAAIAAFASTLQRTLLPPALPVVPGLELACHYHTASVHDVGGDFYDVFPVDGSRWAFFLGDVCGKGPEAATVTALARHTLRVAAQIDPDPVTVLSTLNTTLLTDATAGSRFCTALFGLLVPREDGGFTVTVATGGHPPAYHVRPDDTGAVWVKAVRPKGGMLVGAFPQASFAQATFSLAPGEGLFLYTDGLTEVRTTQGAMLGEDGLTGFLHQRTGPVTATSLVEDAVTLLASMPDEAGDDVALLALSVPGPETAPDSGVAATAHTTAAPQHFGQE; encoded by the coding sequence ATGACGCAGCAGGCTTCGGCGGCCCACCCGGCGCCCGGGCGGCGCCCCGAGCTGGTCCCGGATCCACATGTGGAGGCGGTCCGTATTGCGGCAGTACGCCGCTACGACATCCTCGACACTCCGCCCGACGGCGCGTTCGACCGGGTGGCGGCGATGGCTGCCCGCCTCTTCGATGTTCCCGTGGCCACAGTCACGATAGTGGACACCGACCGCATCTGGTTCAAGGCCGCACACGGCCTGGAGGGCGTCAAGGAGATCGGCCGCGATCCGGGCCTGTGCGGCTCGGCGATTCTGCGCGATGACGCGCTGGTCATTCCCGACACCCTTCGTGACCCCGTGGCGGCAGACAATCCGCTGGTCGCCGGAGAGATGGGTGTGCGCTTCTACGCCGCCGCACCGATCATCACCCCCGACGGCCACCGGCTGGGCACGGTCAATGTCCTCGACACCAAGCCGCGCTCCATCACCGAGGACGACACCGCCACACTGGCGGATCTTGCCGCAATCGTGCTGGACGAGATGGAGCTGCGGCTGTCGGCGCTGCGCGCACTACGCAACGAGCAGGAGCGGCGGGAGGTGGAACGGGCGGCGAAGGAACAGGTGGAGAAGGACAAAGCCGCCATCGCCGCGTTCGCCTCCACCCTCCAGCGCACCCTGCTGCCCCCGGCACTTCCCGTGGTCCCCGGCCTGGAGCTGGCCTGCCACTATCACACCGCCTCCGTCCACGATGTGGGCGGCGACTTCTACGACGTCTTCCCCGTCGACGGCAGCCGGTGGGCGTTCTTCCTCGGTGACGTGTGCGGCAAGGGCCCCGAGGCGGCGACCGTCACCGCCCTGGCCCGCCACACCCTGCGCGTCGCAGCCCAGATCGACCCCGATCCGGTCACCGTCCTGAGCACGCTCAACACCACCCTCCTCACCGACGCCACCGCCGGAAGCCGCTTTTGCACCGCCCTCTTCGGCCTCCTGGTACCTCGGGAGGACGGCGGCTTCACCGTCACAGTCGCCACCGGCGGCCACCCGCCCGCCTACCACGTGCGCCCCGACGACACCGGCGCGGTATGGGTCAAGGCGGTCCGGCCCAAGGGCGGCATGCTCGTCGGAGCCTTCCCCCAGGCCTCCTTCGCTCAGGCCACCTTCTCCCTGGCGCCCGGGGAGGGCCTCTTCCTCTACACCGACGGGCTGACCGAAGTCCGGACCACCCAGGGCGCCATGCTCGGCGAGGACGGCCTGACCGGCTTCCTCCACCAGCGCACCGGGCCGGTGACGGCCACGTCCCTGGTCGAAGATGCCGTCACGTTGCTGGCCTCCATGCCCGACGAAGCCGGCGACGACGTGGCCCTGCTGGCCCTGTCCGTGCCTGGCCCCGAAACGGCACCTGACAGCGGTGTCGCCGCCACCGCCCATACCACCGCCGCGCCCCAACACTTCGGCCAGGAGTGA
- a CDS encoding replication-relaxation family protein yields MGIFQRATADQLWKLTRPDNRHDKLTRDNLLDLQDHHLVRIESVQEDQRQVWVLTKRGHGEAKKLLEPKGIRVSALREKKYDPVTGELLGTSYDDHAAAVTSTAAELHRAGIGHRLGFQTEIGHRLADGYVQRADLVVRAPAAGVPVMLLEIDRRTEDAHDLVAKLRRYWQWGRLLPKDADKHTVDLVRSRPDAIEDVDHEQRLWRRVYPPTGREGLVPLAFVFADTTKAKVANTVAVLEEAGRPYWAPRRYETYHQGITAKDYSQAVPVVVTTLEQLQEHGAGAAVWRRLGRTGEQTLTAALDNPDGDILFREQAARADAEAKQRMAAEREARRPVCSRCGTKFTDERWKQTTARDVWKAGDLSVCGSCHADDVARQEAAAEAARRQVAATSEPEEDRGQEPGKPRRGLFRRRS; encoded by the coding sequence TTGGGGATCTTCCAGCGGGCGACTGCCGATCAGTTGTGGAAGCTGACCCGTCCGGACAACCGGCACGACAAGCTCACGCGGGACAACCTCCTGGATCTTCAGGATCACCACCTGGTGAGGATCGAGTCGGTGCAGGAGGACCAGCGGCAGGTGTGGGTGCTGACCAAGCGAGGGCACGGCGAGGCGAAGAAGCTGCTGGAGCCGAAGGGCATACGGGTCTCGGCGCTGCGCGAGAAGAAGTACGACCCGGTCACCGGGGAGCTGCTCGGCACCAGCTACGACGACCACGCGGCGGCGGTCACCTCGACGGCCGCCGAGCTCCACCGGGCCGGGATCGGTCACCGGCTCGGCTTCCAGACCGAGATCGGGCACCGGCTCGCGGACGGGTACGTGCAGCGGGCGGACCTGGTGGTGCGGGCGCCGGCGGCCGGGGTGCCGGTGATGCTGCTGGAGATCGACCGCCGCACCGAGGACGCGCACGACCTGGTCGCCAAGCTGCGCCGGTACTGGCAGTGGGGCCGGCTGCTCCCGAAGGACGCGGACAAGCACACCGTGGACCTGGTCCGCTCCCGGCCCGACGCGATCGAGGACGTCGACCACGAGCAGCGGCTGTGGCGGCGGGTCTACCCGCCGACCGGCCGGGAGGGCCTGGTGCCACTCGCGTTCGTGTTCGCCGACACCACCAAGGCGAAGGTCGCCAACACGGTCGCCGTACTGGAGGAAGCCGGCCGCCCCTACTGGGCGCCGCGCCGGTACGAGACCTACCACCAGGGGATCACGGCGAAGGACTACAGCCAGGCGGTGCCGGTCGTCGTCACCACCCTGGAACAGCTCCAGGAGCACGGCGCTGGCGCGGCGGTGTGGCGGCGGCTGGGACGGACCGGGGAGCAGACACTGACGGCAGCACTGGACAACCCAGACGGCGACATCCTCTTCCGCGAGCAGGCAGCCCGCGCCGACGCGGAGGCGAAGCAGCGGATGGCTGCTGAACGGGAGGCGCGGCGGCCGGTGTGCTCGCGGTGCGGGACGAAGTTCACCGACGAACGGTGGAAGCAGACCACCGCGAGGGACGTCTGGAAAGCCGGCGACCTCTCCGTGTGCGGGAGCTGCCACGCCGATGACGTCGCCAGGCAGGAAGCCGCTGCCGAAGCCGCCCGGCGTCAGGTCGCCGCGACGTCGGAGCCGGAGGAGGACCGGGGTCAGGAGCCGGGCAAGCCGCGCCGTGGCCTCTTCCGACGCCGTAGCTGA
- the acpP gene encoding acyl carrier protein → MGVEANQALERRVIETVAKVLNRSVEEVTLESRFQEDLEADSLPLVELLVQVEATFGVDIPDSEASKVRSVRDLVKYVRAGSY, encoded by the coding sequence ATGGGCGTTGAGGCAAACCAGGCCCTGGAGCGCAGGGTCATCGAGACTGTGGCGAAAGTCCTGAACCGGAGTGTGGAAGAGGTCACTCTTGAATCGAGGTTCCAGGAAGACCTAGAGGCGGACAGTCTGCCTTTGGTGGAGCTGCTGGTGCAGGTCGAAGCGACTTTCGGAGTCGACATTCCCGATAGTGAGGCCAGCAAGGTTCGCAGTGTCCGTGATCTGGTCAAGTACGTCCGAGCGGGGAGCTACTGA
- the mobF gene encoding MobF family relaxase produces the protein MTVDIKIIRAGQMHRYYLRETVVGDGRRPARTPLREAQEQAGVPVGRWMGRGLAVLGLTLGQEVTEQQLRNLFGERGRHPYADRIEADRLAKGDSPKKAFKTGALGRRVTVTGVDFVFRPQPTIYLLWALGDEETRRVIEAAHERAIERVLEWIEDEVAVIRYDKDGVYRVRPPGGLVAARFRHYEARSGRPLLHDHLLLSVKGQRLDGKWGSIHTTALHENTVAASALYNEIVAAEVCEALGLATEPRTVTPGRRPVMEIAGVPHELIRWTARRSDQIAACLAELEHEYVTAVDDDGEPRFLPVVSERARAKMTQIAARKTRPPKQKTRPLAQLRAWWKVSTILTSKVAADVINSLLEHARAAAAAIRARVAAVVDVALAAVDVTATVFVMNGGGRFHRRHLLAEARRHLALVLRGRRRDPGLDEEIVAAAISTHCLDISEPKTTIGLLADYRLYTARWDLADLPARRRPPAPAPDPDRQPPADPGEPAALRPPGQDAGEWEIPRIPLQYDRAVLAGAVVREKLCTSTTAAVRGRAYDVVAHQQAAMPEQLLAPEPTDPEHDDQEQEAGRPEAIDMTALRTLRKFHTDVEALGLTADRLRRIQEAATKMVNDSRARADRHTAQADADAVRPVRPDDQQAHRPQQPGPHRGREASH, from the coding sequence ATGACAGTGGATATCAAGATCATCCGGGCTGGTCAGATGCACCGCTACTACCTGCGCGAGACCGTCGTCGGCGACGGCCGCCGCCCGGCGCGCACGCCGCTGCGCGAGGCCCAGGAGCAAGCCGGTGTCCCGGTCGGGCGATGGATGGGCCGGGGACTTGCCGTGCTCGGACTGACGCTGGGGCAGGAGGTCACCGAGCAGCAGCTGCGGAACCTCTTCGGCGAGCGGGGCCGGCACCCGTACGCGGACCGGATCGAGGCCGACCGGCTCGCCAAGGGCGACTCCCCGAAGAAGGCGTTCAAGACCGGCGCCCTCGGACGCCGGGTGACGGTGACCGGGGTCGACTTCGTGTTCCGGCCGCAGCCGACGATCTACCTCCTGTGGGCGCTGGGGGATGAGGAGACGCGGCGGGTGATCGAGGCCGCGCACGAGCGGGCGATCGAGCGGGTGCTGGAGTGGATCGAGGACGAGGTGGCGGTGATCCGGTACGACAAGGACGGCGTCTACCGGGTGCGGCCGCCCGGCGGTCTGGTCGCCGCCCGCTTCCGCCACTACGAGGCACGCTCCGGCCGACCACTGCTGCATGACCATCTGCTTCTGAGCGTGAAGGGGCAGCGCCTGGACGGGAAGTGGGGCTCGATCCACACCACGGCCCTGCACGAGAACACCGTGGCCGCCTCCGCGCTCTACAACGAGATCGTGGCCGCTGAGGTCTGCGAGGCGCTGGGGCTGGCGACCGAGCCGCGCACCGTCACCCCGGGGCGCCGGCCGGTGATGGAAATCGCCGGGGTGCCGCACGAGCTGATCCGCTGGACCGCCCGGCGCAGCGACCAGATCGCCGCCTGCCTGGCCGAGCTGGAGCACGAGTACGTCACCGCCGTCGACGACGACGGCGAGCCGCGGTTCCTGCCCGTGGTCTCCGAGCGGGCCCGCGCCAAGATGACCCAGATCGCCGCCCGCAAGACCCGCCCGCCCAAGCAGAAGACCCGGCCGCTCGCGCAGCTGCGCGCCTGGTGGAAGGTAAGCACGATCCTCACCTCCAAGGTCGCTGCCGACGTCATCAACTCCCTCCTCGAGCACGCCCGTGCCGCGGCCGCGGCGATCCGGGCCCGGGTGGCGGCCGTGGTCGACGTCGCCCTGGCGGCCGTCGACGTGACCGCGACGGTGTTCGTGATGAACGGCGGCGGCCGCTTCCACCGCCGGCACCTGCTCGCCGAAGCCCGCCGCCACCTCGCCCTCGTCCTGCGCGGCCGCCGCCGCGACCCCGGCCTGGACGAGGAGATCGTGGCCGCCGCCATCTCCACCCACTGCCTGGACATCAGCGAGCCGAAGACCACCATCGGCCTGCTGGCGGACTACCGCCTCTACACCGCCCGGTGGGACCTGGCCGACCTCCCCGCCCGCCGCCGCCCGCCAGCCCCCGCGCCCGACCCGGACCGGCAGCCCCCGGCCGATCCCGGCGAGCCGGCTGCGCTCCGGCCGCCGGGCCAGGACGCGGGGGAGTGGGAGATACCCCGCATCCCGCTCCAGTACGACCGTGCCGTCCTCGCCGGTGCGGTGGTGCGGGAGAAGCTGTGCACCTCCACGACCGCCGCCGTGCGGGGCCGGGCGTACGACGTCGTCGCCCACCAGCAGGCGGCAATGCCCGAGCAGCTGCTCGCGCCCGAGCCGACCGACCCCGAGCACGACGACCAGGAGCAGGAGGCCGGGCGCCCAGAGGCGATCGACATGACGGCGCTGCGGACCTTGCGGAAGTTCCACACGGACGTGGAAGCCCTCGGTCTCACCGCCGACCGGCTGCGCCGCATCCAGGAGGCGGCCACCAAGATGGTCAACGACTCCCGCGCCCGCGCGGACCGCCACACCGCACAGGCCGACGCCGACGCGGTGCGCCCGGTGCGCCCGGACGACCAGCAGGCGCACCGCCCACAGCAACCCGGACCGCACCGCGGCCGGGAGGCCAGCCACTGA
- a CDS encoding ATP-dependent DNA ligase — protein sequence MVLRPSVEPMLAQARDTVPAPGVLPGELRFQMKFDGYRAIVFTPWPASGPVLVQSRRGSLMQSRFPDLVRAAADLPDGLVLDGELVVWAGGRMSFEALQRRAVSGGRTAARLAQEMPAHFIASDLLQLDGRELLHVSYGERRARLEQLFTDRGLSAPWTLCPETDDVVTAREWLTSWTQVPGVEGLVIRGSGQRYLPGARALYKVRRRDTTEAVIGASTGIVRRPRTLVLGRLDEAGVLRPAGPGHLWEGVRFATSWGSRTPLDVVLVEPELVAEITVGTALERGAWRHPVRFARLRLDVAVADVPPFGAGAEPASG from the coding sequence ATGGTGCTTCGGCCATCGGTGGAACCGATGCTGGCGCAGGCCCGTGACACGGTGCCCGCGCCCGGCGTACTGCCCGGTGAGCTGCGGTTTCAGATGAAGTTCGACGGCTACCGGGCGATCGTCTTCACGCCGTGGCCGGCGTCCGGCCCGGTGCTGGTGCAGTCCCGCCGCGGCAGCCTGATGCAGAGCCGCTTCCCGGACCTCGTGCGCGCGGCCGCGGACCTGCCCGACGGCCTGGTCCTCGACGGTGAGCTGGTCGTGTGGGCCGGGGGCCGGATGTCGTTCGAGGCGCTTCAGCGGCGCGCGGTCTCCGGCGGCCGGACCGCCGCCCGGCTCGCCCAGGAGATGCCGGCGCACTTCATCGCCTCCGACCTCCTGCAGCTCGACGGCCGGGAGCTGCTGCACGTCTCGTACGGTGAGCGGCGCGCACGGCTGGAGCAGTTGTTCACCGACCGCGGGCTGAGTGCTCCGTGGACGCTCTGCCCGGAGACGGATGATGTGGTGACGGCGCGGGAGTGGCTGACCTCCTGGACGCAGGTGCCCGGTGTCGAAGGACTGGTGATCCGGGGGAGTGGTCAGCGGTATCTGCCGGGTGCCCGCGCGCTCTACAAGGTGCGCCGCCGGGACACCACCGAGGCGGTGATCGGGGCGAGCACCGGCATCGTGCGCCGGCCGCGGACGCTCGTACTGGGCCGCCTCGACGAAGCCGGGGTGCTCCGGCCGGCAGGGCCGGGACATCTGTGGGAGGGCGTGCGGTTCGCGACCTCCTGGGGGTCGCGGACGCCGCTCGACGTCGTGCTGGTCGAACCGGAGCTGGTCGCCGAAATCACGGTGGGCACGGCGTTGGAGCGTGGGGCGTGGCGGCACCCGGTGCGCTTCGCCCGGCTCCGGCTGGACGTCGCCGTCGCGGACGTCCCGCCCTTCGGCGCGGGCGCTGAGCCCGCCAGCGGGTGA
- a CDS encoding HAD family hydrolase — protein MWSPPSRRRGLLQVALKKLGAPPDASSVMVGDSVWDVEAAKRAGMAAIVVRSGGFGDDELRKAGAIALYDTPGDLAKALDDIPLA, from the coding sequence ATGTGGAGTCCTCCAAGCCGGCGCCGGGGCCTGCTGCAGGTGGCGCTGAAGAAGCTGGGTGCGCCGCCCGACGCGTCGAGTGTGATGGTCGGTGACTCGGTGTGGGATGTTGAGGCGGCGAAGAGAGCGGGGATGGCAGCGATCGTCGTCCGTTCCGGCGGCTTCGGGGACGACGAACTGCGCAAGGCCGGCGCCATCGCCCTCTACGACACCCCCGGCGATCTCGCGAAGGCACTGGACGACATCCCACTCGCCTGA
- a CDS encoding ATP-binding protein has protein sequence MEQAAGDEGQKTGENGSLSASAAYDGDASCIGAARHLATGFLTEVQAVHGLPVSERAMGMTQLVVSELVTNAVKYAPGPLMLDLQISGGAVRVSVWDSDPVLPDVAATDPQRVGRHGLEITLAVSQAYEVRREPVGKRVTALIALADDPGGDIAGRTTA, from the coding sequence ATGGAGCAGGCCGCAGGGGACGAGGGACAGAAAACAGGCGAGAACGGCTCGCTGTCGGCGTCTGCCGCCTATGACGGCGACGCTTCCTGTATCGGGGCGGCCCGGCATCTGGCGACCGGCTTCCTCACCGAGGTGCAGGCCGTGCACGGTCTGCCGGTCTCGGAGCGGGCGATGGGCATGACGCAGCTGGTGGTCAGCGAGCTGGTCACCAACGCCGTGAAGTACGCACCCGGCCCGCTCATGCTCGATCTGCAGATCAGCGGCGGCGCGGTACGGGTGTCGGTGTGGGACAGCGATCCGGTTCTGCCGGACGTGGCCGCCACCGACCCGCAGCGCGTCGGCCGTCATGGCTTGGAGATCACCCTCGCCGTCAGCCAGGCATACGAGGTGCGCCGGGAACCGGTCGGCAAGCGCGTCACCGCCCTGATAGCGCTGGCCGACGACCCCGGAGGAGACATCGCCGGCCGCACCACCGCGTGA
- a CDS encoding STAS domain-containing protein, translating into MSQARLSVSRYTTPDGVHVVVLAGDIDHTTAGTFRQALTAPDGSAPRAVVDFGDVTFMDSSGINVLVAANNTARSRDGWLRLARTPTPVLALLRIVGLDDVAPLYPTVEDAFAPQLAT; encoded by the coding sequence ATGAGCCAGGCCCGCCTGTCCGTCTCCCGGTACACCACGCCCGACGGCGTGCACGTCGTCGTCCTGGCCGGGGACATCGACCACACCACAGCCGGCACCTTCCGCCAGGCCCTGACCGCGCCGGACGGCTCCGCCCCGCGCGCGGTCGTCGACTTCGGCGACGTCACCTTCATGGACTCCAGCGGCATCAACGTCCTCGTCGCCGCGAACAACACCGCCCGCTCCCGCGACGGATGGCTGCGCCTGGCCCGCACCCCTACACCGGTGCTCGCCCTGCTACGCATCGTCGGCCTCGACGACGTCGCCCCGCTGTACCCCACTGTCGAGGATGCCTTCGCGCCCCAACTCGCCACCTGA
- a CDS encoding STAS domain-containing protein — protein sequence MTAVSDDLNFTVSHTQGPLTVVTVAGEADLYTAPGLRTAALELIEQGRHHLIMDLSQVTFCDSAGLSALIGLWHAAQDVGGSFVLAAVPDRLQRMLKLTGLDAILATHPTTGEALAAHPG from the coding sequence ATGACCGCCGTGAGCGACGACCTCAACTTCACCGTCTCCCACACTCAGGGCCCGCTGACCGTCGTGACCGTGGCGGGGGAAGCGGACCTGTACACCGCTCCCGGGCTGCGCACGGCCGCACTGGAGCTGATCGAGCAGGGCCGGCACCACCTGATCATGGACCTCTCCCAGGTCACATTCTGCGATTCGGCCGGGCTGAGCGCGCTGATCGGCCTGTGGCACGCCGCGCAGGACGTCGGCGGCTCCTTCGTCCTGGCCGCCGTCCCTGACCGACTGCAGCGCATGCTGAAACTGACCGGTCTGGACGCGATCCTGGCCACACACCCCACCACCGGCGAGGCACTGGCCGCCCACCCCGGCTGA